A single region of the Malaclemys terrapin pileata isolate rMalTer1 chromosome 4, rMalTer1.hap1, whole genome shotgun sequence genome encodes:
- the LARGE2 gene encoding xylosyl- and glucuronyltransferase LARGE2 isoform X2, which produces MLCSWRGKLKLLLATATLVILLSWLCVFMGSSEYGRSLLLSPCFGDRPSQDLEREALASQVRKVEEENLQLRLRLSQSQGQAGAVDGSDGSQQWAASFDDGDTPGDDRSNRTGCPKQQMVQKCELLHVAIVCAGHNASRDVVTLVKSILFHRKNPLHFHLITDSVAQQILQTLFQSWMVPSIHVSFYNADDLKAEVSWIPNKHYSGIYGLMKLTLTKALPSNLSKVIVLDTDITFATDIAELWAVFGKFSDKQVIGLVENQSDWYLGNLWKNHKPWPALGRGFNTGVILLLLERLRRIGWEQMWRLTAERELMSMLSTSLADQDIFNAVIKQSPVLVYKLPCFWNVQLSDHTLSEQCYSEVSDLKVIHWNSPKKLRVKNKHVEFFRNLYLTFLEYDGNLLRRELFGCASLPSPPRNQQALEDLDEEDPCYDFRRQHLMLHRIHLFFLQYEVLASPDPADVTLVAQLSMDRLQMLEAICKHWAGPISLALYMSDAEAQQFLRYAQGSEVLSSRRNVAYHIVYKEGQFYPVNLLRNVALTNAQTPYVFLTDIDFLPMYGLYDYLRNSIRQLELPQRKAALIVPAFETLRYRLAFPKSKAELLSMLDMGSLYTFRYHVWPKGHAPTDYAKWRTATVPYRVEWQPDFEPYVVVRRDCPQYDQRFVGFGWNKVSHIMELDAQEYELLVLPNAFMIHMPHAPSFDISKFRLSAGYRGCLQTLREEFHQDLSRRYGAAALKYLTAERSL; this is translated from the exons ATGCTGTGCTCCTGGCGTGGAAAGCTGAAGCTGCTGCTCGCCACTGCAACACTGGTGATCCTTCTCTCGTGGCTCTGTGTCTTTATGGGCAGTTCAGAAT ATGGCCGTTCCCTCCTATTGTCTCCTTGCTTTGGGGACCGGCCGAGCCAGGACCTGGAGCGAGAGGCCTTGGCATCTCAGGTGCGCAAAGTGGAAGAGGAGAACCTGCAACTACGTCTGCGGCTCAGCCAGTCTCAGGGACAAGCTGGGGCTGTGGACGGGAGCGATGGCAGCCAGCAATGGGCAGCCTCCTTTGATGATGGGGACACCCCAGGGGATGACAGGAGCAACCGCACGGGTTGCCCCaagcagcagatggtgcagaaGTGTGAG CTCCTGCACGTAGCGATTGTGTGCGCTGGTCACAATGCAAGCCGAGACGTGGTCACCCTGGTGAAATCCATCCTCTTCCACAG GAAGAACCCTCTCCATTTCCACCTCATCACGGACTCAGTGGCTCAGCAGATCCTGCAGACTCTCTTCCAGTCCTGGATGGTGCCCTCCATCCACGTTAGCTTCTACAACGCAGACGATTTGAAG GCAGAGGTGTCGTGGATTCCCAACAAGCATTACTCTGGGATTTACGGGCTGATGAAGCTGACGCTCACTAAGGCGCTGCCCTCCAACCTTTCCAAAGTCATTGTCCTGGACACAGACATCACCTTTGCCACTGACATCGCTGAGCTGTGGGCCGTCTTCGGGAAGTTCTCCG ACAAGCAGGTGATTGGGCTGGTGGAGAACCAGAGTGACTGGTACCTGGGAAACCTCTGGAAGAACCACAAGCCATGGCCAGCGCTGGGACGTGGCTTCAACACAG gggtgatcctgctgctgctggagcgcCTGCGCCGGATTGGCTGGGAGCAGATGTGGCGGCTGACAGCGGAGCGGGAGCTCATGAGCATGCTGTCCACCTCGCTGGCAGATCAG GACATCTTTAATGCAGTGATTAAGCAGAGCCCAGTGCTGGTGTACAAGCTCCCCTGCTTCTGGAACGTGCAGCTGTCCGACCATACCCTCTCAGAGCAGTGTTACTCAGAGGTCTCTGATCTTAAG GTGATCCACTGGAACTCGCCCAAGAAGTTGCGGGTGAAAAACAAGCATGTGGAGTTCTTCCGGAACCTCTACCTGACCTTCCTGGAGTACGATGGGAACCTGCTGCGCAGGGAGCTCTTTGGTTGTGCCAGCCTGCCCAGCCCACCCAGAAACCAA CAGGCCCTGGAGGATCTCGATGAGGAGGACCCCTGCTATGATTTCCGCCGGCAGCACCTTATGCTGCACCGCATCCACCTGTTCTTCCTGCAGTATGAGGTCCTGGCCTCACCTGACCCTGCTGATGTCACCCTGGTGGCCCAGCTCTCCATGGACAG GTTACAGATGCTGGAGGCAATCTGCAAACACTGGGCAGGCCCTATCAGCCTGGCGCTGTACATGTCGGATGCAGAGGCCCAGCAGTTCCTGCGCTATGCCCAGGGCTCGGAGGTGTTGAGCAGCCGCAGGAACGTTGCCTACCACATTGTGTACAAGGAGGGGCAGTTCTACCCTGTCAACCTGCTGCGCAACGTTGCATTGACCAATGCACAGACACCCTATGTCTTCCTGACGGACATAGACTTCCTGCCCATGTATGGTCTCTACGATTACCTCAG gaACTCCATCCGGCAGCTGGAGCTGCCCCAGCGGAAGGCAGCGCTCATTGTGCCAGCATTTGAGACTCTGCGCTACCGTCTTGCCTTCCCCAAGTCCAAAGCGGAGCTGCTCTCCATGCTGGACATGGGCTCCCTCTACACGTTCAG GTACCATGTGTGGCCAAAGGGCCATGCCCCAACTGACTATGCCAAGTGGCGGACAGCTACGGTGCCGTACCGTGTGGAGTGGCAGCCGGACTTTGAGCCTTACGTTGTAGTGAGGCGTGACTGCCCCCAGTATGACCAGAGATTCGTAGGCTTTGGTTGGAACAAGGTGTCCCATATCATGGAGCTTGATGCCCAG GAGTACGAGCTGCTGGTCCTGCCCAATGCCTTCATGATCCACATGCCTCACGCCCCTAGCTTTGACATCTCCAAGTTCCGCTTGAGCGCTGGCTACCGGGGCTGCTTGCAGACACTGCGGGAGGAGTTCCACCAGGACCTGTCGCGTAGGTATGGCGCCGCCGCACTCAAATACCTCACTGCCGAGAGGAGCCTGTGA
- the LOC128835294 gene encoding SRRM2 protein homolog rsr-2-like, whose translation MMERGHNRDSEQCRVKVKELRQAYQKTKEANGRSGSELRTCRYYAELHAILGGAATTTPPLFVDSGSGIVSTPEDSADGVEEEEEEEDELAESTQHSILPNSQDLFITLTEVPSQASQASTQDSDPMEGTSAAANSSSLPPPSRRLSQIRRRKKKTREDMFSEIMQSSRSDRAHLNEWKETVSKYRKEVSEREERRDQREERRDQREERRDDRDQRWRQEDQRMKDATLGLLRRLVEVQERLLENRLPLQPLFHPPPSPCSVSSSPRRVRTRGGRLRTPSHSTPVDSSSKRLSFF comes from the exons atgatggagagaggccacaatagggactctgagcagtgccgcgtgaaggtcaaggagctcagacaagcctatcaaaaaacaaaggaggcaaacggtcgctccgggtcagagctgcggacatgccgctactacgccgagctgcatgcaattctagggggggctgccaccactaccccacctttgttcgtggattctgggtcggggatagtctcgacgcctgaggattctgccgatggggtagaggaggaggaggaggaggaggatgagcttgcagagagcacacagcactccattctccccaacagccaggatctttttatcaccctgactgaagtaccctcccaagcctcccaagccagtacccaagactctgaccccatggaagggacctcag cagctgcaaattcctcaagcctccctcctccatcccgaaggttatcacagataaggcgtcgtaagaagaagacgcgggaggacatgttttctgaaattatgcaatccagcaggagtgacagagctcatctgaatgagtggaaggaaacagtttcaaagtataggaaagaagtcagtgaacgtgaggagaggagggaccaacgtgaggagaggagggaccaacgtgaggagaggagggacgatcgagatcagagatggcggcaggaagaccagaggatgaaggatgcaacgctggggctgctccggcgtctggtggaggttcaggaacggctgctggaaaacagactgccgcttcagcccctgttccaccctcccccctccccatgttccgtatcctcctcacccagacgtgtaagaacgcggggggggaggctccgtacaccttcccattccaccccagtagacagctcaagcaaaaggctgtcatttttttaa
- the LARGE2 gene encoding xylosyl- and glucuronyltransferase LARGE2 isoform X1, translating to MLCSWRGKLKLLLATATLVILLSWLCVFMGSSEYGRSLLLSPCFGDRPSQDLEREALASQVRKVEEENLQLRLRLSQSQGQAGAVDGSDGSQQWAASFDDGDTPGDDRSNRTGCPKQQMVQKCELLHVAIVCAGHNASRDVVTLVKSILFHRKNPLHFHLITDSVAQQILQTLFQSWMVPSIHVSFYNADDLKAEVSWIPNKHYSGIYGLMKLTLTKALPSNLSKVIVLDTDITFATDIAELWAVFGKFSDKQVIGLVENQSDWYLGNLWKNHKPWPALGRGFNTGVILLLLERLRRIGWEQMWRLTAERELMSMLSTSLADQDIFNAVIKQSPVLVYKLPCFWNVQLSDHTLSEQCYSEVSDLKVIHWNSPKKLRVKNKHVEFFRNLYLTFLEYDGNLLRRELFGCASLPSPPRNQLQQALEDLDEEDPCYDFRRQHLMLHRIHLFFLQYEVLASPDPADVTLVAQLSMDRLQMLEAICKHWAGPISLALYMSDAEAQQFLRYAQGSEVLSSRRNVAYHIVYKEGQFYPVNLLRNVALTNAQTPYVFLTDIDFLPMYGLYDYLRNSIRQLELPQRKAALIVPAFETLRYRLAFPKSKAELLSMLDMGSLYTFRYHVWPKGHAPTDYAKWRTATVPYRVEWQPDFEPYVVVRRDCPQYDQRFVGFGWNKVSHIMELDAQEYELLVLPNAFMIHMPHAPSFDISKFRLSAGYRGCLQTLREEFHQDLSRRYGAAALKYLTAERSL from the exons ATGCTGTGCTCCTGGCGTGGAAAGCTGAAGCTGCTGCTCGCCACTGCAACACTGGTGATCCTTCTCTCGTGGCTCTGTGTCTTTATGGGCAGTTCAGAAT ATGGCCGTTCCCTCCTATTGTCTCCTTGCTTTGGGGACCGGCCGAGCCAGGACCTGGAGCGAGAGGCCTTGGCATCTCAGGTGCGCAAAGTGGAAGAGGAGAACCTGCAACTACGTCTGCGGCTCAGCCAGTCTCAGGGACAAGCTGGGGCTGTGGACGGGAGCGATGGCAGCCAGCAATGGGCAGCCTCCTTTGATGATGGGGACACCCCAGGGGATGACAGGAGCAACCGCACGGGTTGCCCCaagcagcagatggtgcagaaGTGTGAG CTCCTGCACGTAGCGATTGTGTGCGCTGGTCACAATGCAAGCCGAGACGTGGTCACCCTGGTGAAATCCATCCTCTTCCACAG GAAGAACCCTCTCCATTTCCACCTCATCACGGACTCAGTGGCTCAGCAGATCCTGCAGACTCTCTTCCAGTCCTGGATGGTGCCCTCCATCCACGTTAGCTTCTACAACGCAGACGATTTGAAG GCAGAGGTGTCGTGGATTCCCAACAAGCATTACTCTGGGATTTACGGGCTGATGAAGCTGACGCTCACTAAGGCGCTGCCCTCCAACCTTTCCAAAGTCATTGTCCTGGACACAGACATCACCTTTGCCACTGACATCGCTGAGCTGTGGGCCGTCTTCGGGAAGTTCTCCG ACAAGCAGGTGATTGGGCTGGTGGAGAACCAGAGTGACTGGTACCTGGGAAACCTCTGGAAGAACCACAAGCCATGGCCAGCGCTGGGACGTGGCTTCAACACAG gggtgatcctgctgctgctggagcgcCTGCGCCGGATTGGCTGGGAGCAGATGTGGCGGCTGACAGCGGAGCGGGAGCTCATGAGCATGCTGTCCACCTCGCTGGCAGATCAG GACATCTTTAATGCAGTGATTAAGCAGAGCCCAGTGCTGGTGTACAAGCTCCCCTGCTTCTGGAACGTGCAGCTGTCCGACCATACCCTCTCAGAGCAGTGTTACTCAGAGGTCTCTGATCTTAAG GTGATCCACTGGAACTCGCCCAAGAAGTTGCGGGTGAAAAACAAGCATGTGGAGTTCTTCCGGAACCTCTACCTGACCTTCCTGGAGTACGATGGGAACCTGCTGCGCAGGGAGCTCTTTGGTTGTGCCAGCCTGCCCAGCCCACCCAGAAACCAA ctGCAGCAGGCCCTGGAGGATCTCGATGAGGAGGACCCCTGCTATGATTTCCGCCGGCAGCACCTTATGCTGCACCGCATCCACCTGTTCTTCCTGCAGTATGAGGTCCTGGCCTCACCTGACCCTGCTGATGTCACCCTGGTGGCCCAGCTCTCCATGGACAG GTTACAGATGCTGGAGGCAATCTGCAAACACTGGGCAGGCCCTATCAGCCTGGCGCTGTACATGTCGGATGCAGAGGCCCAGCAGTTCCTGCGCTATGCCCAGGGCTCGGAGGTGTTGAGCAGCCGCAGGAACGTTGCCTACCACATTGTGTACAAGGAGGGGCAGTTCTACCCTGTCAACCTGCTGCGCAACGTTGCATTGACCAATGCACAGACACCCTATGTCTTCCTGACGGACATAGACTTCCTGCCCATGTATGGTCTCTACGATTACCTCAG gaACTCCATCCGGCAGCTGGAGCTGCCCCAGCGGAAGGCAGCGCTCATTGTGCCAGCATTTGAGACTCTGCGCTACCGTCTTGCCTTCCCCAAGTCCAAAGCGGAGCTGCTCTCCATGCTGGACATGGGCTCCCTCTACACGTTCAG GTACCATGTGTGGCCAAAGGGCCATGCCCCAACTGACTATGCCAAGTGGCGGACAGCTACGGTGCCGTACCGTGTGGAGTGGCAGCCGGACTTTGAGCCTTACGTTGTAGTGAGGCGTGACTGCCCCCAGTATGACCAGAGATTCGTAGGCTTTGGTTGGAACAAGGTGTCCCATATCATGGAGCTTGATGCCCAG GAGTACGAGCTGCTGGTCCTGCCCAATGCCTTCATGATCCACATGCCTCACGCCCCTAGCTTTGACATCTCCAAGTTCCGCTTGAGCGCTGGCTACCGGGGCTGCTTGCAGACACTGCGGGAGGAGTTCCACCAGGACCTGTCGCGTAGGTATGGCGCCGCCGCACTCAAATACCTCACTGCCGAGAGGAGCCTGTGA
- the LARGE2 gene encoding xylosyl- and glucuronyltransferase LARGE2 isoform X3 gives MVQKCELLHVAIVCAGHNASRDVVTLVKSILFHRKNPLHFHLITDSVAQQILQTLFQSWMVPSIHVSFYNADDLKAEVSWIPNKHYSGIYGLMKLTLTKALPSNLSKVIVLDTDITFATDIAELWAVFGKFSDKQVIGLVENQSDWYLGNLWKNHKPWPALGRGFNTGVILLLLERLRRIGWEQMWRLTAERELMSMLSTSLADQDIFNAVIKQSPVLVYKLPCFWNVQLSDHTLSEQCYSEVSDLKVIHWNSPKKLRVKNKHVEFFRNLYLTFLEYDGNLLRRELFGCASLPSPPRNQLQQALEDLDEEDPCYDFRRQHLMLHRIHLFFLQYEVLASPDPADVTLVAQLSMDRLQMLEAICKHWAGPISLALYMSDAEAQQFLRYAQGSEVLSSRRNVAYHIVYKEGQFYPVNLLRNVALTNAQTPYVFLTDIDFLPMYGLYDYLRNSIRQLELPQRKAALIVPAFETLRYRLAFPKSKAELLSMLDMGSLYTFRYHVWPKGHAPTDYAKWRTATVPYRVEWQPDFEPYVVVRRDCPQYDQRFVGFGWNKVSHIMELDAQEYELLVLPNAFMIHMPHAPSFDISKFRLSAGYRGCLQTLREEFHQDLSRRYGAAALKYLTAERSL, from the exons atggtgcagaaGTGTGAG CTCCTGCACGTAGCGATTGTGTGCGCTGGTCACAATGCAAGCCGAGACGTGGTCACCCTGGTGAAATCCATCCTCTTCCACAG GAAGAACCCTCTCCATTTCCACCTCATCACGGACTCAGTGGCTCAGCAGATCCTGCAGACTCTCTTCCAGTCCTGGATGGTGCCCTCCATCCACGTTAGCTTCTACAACGCAGACGATTTGAAG GCAGAGGTGTCGTGGATTCCCAACAAGCATTACTCTGGGATTTACGGGCTGATGAAGCTGACGCTCACTAAGGCGCTGCCCTCCAACCTTTCCAAAGTCATTGTCCTGGACACAGACATCACCTTTGCCACTGACATCGCTGAGCTGTGGGCCGTCTTCGGGAAGTTCTCCG ACAAGCAGGTGATTGGGCTGGTGGAGAACCAGAGTGACTGGTACCTGGGAAACCTCTGGAAGAACCACAAGCCATGGCCAGCGCTGGGACGTGGCTTCAACACAG gggtgatcctgctgctgctggagcgcCTGCGCCGGATTGGCTGGGAGCAGATGTGGCGGCTGACAGCGGAGCGGGAGCTCATGAGCATGCTGTCCACCTCGCTGGCAGATCAG GACATCTTTAATGCAGTGATTAAGCAGAGCCCAGTGCTGGTGTACAAGCTCCCCTGCTTCTGGAACGTGCAGCTGTCCGACCATACCCTCTCAGAGCAGTGTTACTCAGAGGTCTCTGATCTTAAG GTGATCCACTGGAACTCGCCCAAGAAGTTGCGGGTGAAAAACAAGCATGTGGAGTTCTTCCGGAACCTCTACCTGACCTTCCTGGAGTACGATGGGAACCTGCTGCGCAGGGAGCTCTTTGGTTGTGCCAGCCTGCCCAGCCCACCCAGAAACCAA ctGCAGCAGGCCCTGGAGGATCTCGATGAGGAGGACCCCTGCTATGATTTCCGCCGGCAGCACCTTATGCTGCACCGCATCCACCTGTTCTTCCTGCAGTATGAGGTCCTGGCCTCACCTGACCCTGCTGATGTCACCCTGGTGGCCCAGCTCTCCATGGACAG GTTACAGATGCTGGAGGCAATCTGCAAACACTGGGCAGGCCCTATCAGCCTGGCGCTGTACATGTCGGATGCAGAGGCCCAGCAGTTCCTGCGCTATGCCCAGGGCTCGGAGGTGTTGAGCAGCCGCAGGAACGTTGCCTACCACATTGTGTACAAGGAGGGGCAGTTCTACCCTGTCAACCTGCTGCGCAACGTTGCATTGACCAATGCACAGACACCCTATGTCTTCCTGACGGACATAGACTTCCTGCCCATGTATGGTCTCTACGATTACCTCAG gaACTCCATCCGGCAGCTGGAGCTGCCCCAGCGGAAGGCAGCGCTCATTGTGCCAGCATTTGAGACTCTGCGCTACCGTCTTGCCTTCCCCAAGTCCAAAGCGGAGCTGCTCTCCATGCTGGACATGGGCTCCCTCTACACGTTCAG GTACCATGTGTGGCCAAAGGGCCATGCCCCAACTGACTATGCCAAGTGGCGGACAGCTACGGTGCCGTACCGTGTGGAGTGGCAGCCGGACTTTGAGCCTTACGTTGTAGTGAGGCGTGACTGCCCCCAGTATGACCAGAGATTCGTAGGCTTTGGTTGGAACAAGGTGTCCCATATCATGGAGCTTGATGCCCAG GAGTACGAGCTGCTGGTCCTGCCCAATGCCTTCATGATCCACATGCCTCACGCCCCTAGCTTTGACATCTCCAAGTTCCGCTTGAGCGCTGGCTACCGGGGCTGCTTGCAGACACTGCGGGAGGAGTTCCACCAGGACCTGTCGCGTAGGTATGGCGCCGCCGCACTCAAATACCTCACTGCCGAGAGGAGCCTGTGA